The genomic segment CCACCGCAAACACAGCCACGCCTCTGGAACTGTCACCCTGACCGTTACGGCCTGCCTGCTTTTATGGGGTTTTCAGTTGCCAGCTTGGGCTGGTGACGCTACCCAGGTTGAGCCACTGGCGCTACGCAAGATCATGCAGGAACTCGGGCGCAACATGCAGGCTATTACCGGTGCGATTTCGCAGGAGGAATGGGTTCAGGTCGTTCAGCTTGCCCCCAAAGTTTCTGCACACCCCGAGCCACCGCTTACTGAAAAAATGCGCATCCTTGCTTACCTCGGCGCTGATGCGACCAAGTTCAGAAACTTTGACGCGCAGACTCACGAGGCGGCGCTGGCCA from the Denitratisoma oestradiolicum genome contains:
- a CDS encoding cytochrome c → MTHRKHSHASGTVTLTVTACLLLWGFQLPAWAGDATQVEPLALRKIMQELGRNMQAITGAISQEEWVQVVQLAPKVSAHPEPPLTEKMRILAYLGADATKFRNFDAQTHEAALAMKLAAASSDGKAVIQSFAHVQESCLGCHQAFRKPFVEHFYGAR